A single region of the Betta splendens chromosome 12, fBetSpl5.4, whole genome shotgun sequence genome encodes:
- the hmgcs1 gene encoding hydroxymethylglutaryl-CoA synthase, cytoplasmic — protein MPGSALTSCLGPWPKDVGIIAMELYFPAQYVDQAELEQYDEVPAGKYTVGLGQARMGFCSDREDINSLCLTVVQRLMERNGLSYDSVGRLEVGTETIIDKSKSVKTVLMQLFEDSGNTDVEGIDTTNACYGGTAALFNAVNWVESSSWDGRYALVVAGDIAVYATGNARPTGGAGAVAMLVGPNAPLAFERGLRGTHMQHAYDFYKPDLVSEYPVVDGKLSIECYLSALDRCYLVYRNKIQAQWQREGLEKSFNLEDFGYLVFHSPYCKLVQKSLARLMLNDFLNCPNPNTETGPFNGLDAFRDVRPEDTYFDRDVEKAFMKASADLFERKTKSSLLISNQNGNMYTPSVYGCLASVIAQQTPSQLAGQRVGVFSYGSGFAATLYSLRVTQDSTPGSSLDKLVSSLSDLKVRLDARTKVSPAVFSENMKLREETHHIASYVPRSSVEELFPGTWYLTRVDEKHRREYARRPLDNGLLVDVERVHARNTAEHIPSPAKKMPRIPSANSGHDTAVSN, from the exons ATGCCTGGATCAGCCCTGACTAGTTGCTTGGGCCCGTGGCCTAAAGATGTGGGTATTATTGCCATGGAACTGTATTTCCCTGCACAGTACGTAGACCAGGCCGAACTGGAGCAGTACGATGAAGTGCCAGCGGGCAAATACACGGTGGGCCTGGGCCAGGCCCGCATGGGCTTCTGTTCTGACCGCGAGGACATCAACTCCCTGTGCCTGACTGTGGTCCAGAGGCTCATGGAGAGGAACGGCCTGTCCTACGACAGCGTGGGTCGACTAGAGGTCGGCACCGAGACCATCATCGACAAGTCCAAGTCCGTCAAGACGGTGCTCATGCAGCTGTTTGAGGACTCTGGGAATACAGATGTGGAGGGCATTGACACCACAAACGCTTGCTACGGTGGTACAGCTGCACTCTTTAATGCTGTTAACTGGGTGGAGTCCAGCTCATGGGATG GCCGCTATGCTTTAGTGGTAGCTGGGGATATTGCCGTCTATGCCACAGGAAACGCCCGGCCTACGGGTGGTGCTGGGGCAGTGGCCATGCTGGTCGGACCTAACGCTCCTCTGGCCTTTGAACGAG GTCTGCgaggcacacacatgcagcacgcCTATGACTTCTATAAGCCGGACCTGGTGTCGGAGTACCCCGTGGTGGACGGCAAGCTGTCCATAGAATGCTACCTGAGCGCCTTGGACCGCTGCTACTTGGTGTATCGCAACAAGATTCAAGCTCAGTGGCAAAGAG AGGGTCTAGAGAAGAGCTTCAACCTGGAAGACTTTGGTTATTTAGTCTTTCACTCCCCGTACTGCAAGCTTGTCCAGAAATCGTTGGCCAGGCTGATGCTGAATGACTTTCTGAACTGTCCCAACCCCAACACCGAGACTGGACCCTTCAACGGCCTCGACGCCTTCAG GGACGTACGGCCAGAAGACACCTACTTCGATCGGGATGTGGAGAAAGCGTTTATGAAAGCCAGCGCAGACTTGTTTGAGAGGAAGACAAAGTCCTCTCTGTTGATCTCAAATCAGAATGGAAACATGTACACACCTTCTGTGTATGGTTGCCTGGCATCAGTTATTGCACA GCAGACGCCCTCACAGTTGGCCGGGCAGAGGGTTGGAGTTTTCTCCTACGGCTCAGGATTTGCTGCTACTCTCTATTCCCTCAGAGTCACGCAGGACTCCACGCCAG gATCGAGTCTGGACAAACTTGTGTCAAGCCTGAGTGACCTCAAAGTCCGACTGGATGCGAGGACAAAGGTGTCGCCGGCGGTTTTCTCTGAGAACAtgaagctgagggaggagacTCATCACATAG CCAGCTACGTCCCTCGCAGCTCGGTGGAGGAGCTCTTCCCAGGGACCTGGTACCTGACGCGGGTGGATGAGAAGCACCGGCGTGAATACGCCCGCAGGCCTCTGGACAACGGGCTGCTGGTGGATGTGGAGCGCGTTCACGCCAGGAACACGGCCGAG CACATTCCCAGTCCGGCTAAGAAGATGCCACGTATCCCCTCAGCCAACAGCGGCCATGACACGGCTGTCAGTAACTGA